Genomic DNA from Methanosarcina sp. MTP4:
AATGTGTAGCAATTTTTGCCTTTTTATAACTCCTAAAATTAAAAATGTTTTTACAATCCCCACTTTTCTTTCTGCGGCCCGATTATGCAGTAGTACTCCTGGTTCAACTCGAACTTTTCGCTTACCGGGCACTTCCCGCAGATGCATCCCAGATCTTTCCTGATGCACCTGTTTTTCCCGACCCCGGGAAAACAAAAACCGATTTCTTTTGCACATTCGTCCCAGGTAGGGCATTCCCTGCAGATGCAGAGTTCCTGGACCTCCTTCCTGGTAGTCTCGATTTCTTCCGGGCTCATGTTTCCGTATTTCTTGATGGTTTTATCAAGTATTTGACCACCCCTTATTTCATAATCCTGTTCCCTTATTTTTCATATTGGCGTTATTTGTGTATAAATATGTGCATTGTATTCCATTTCCATTTCCGCTTCCTGCGGATTTTCCTATCCTTTTTGCTCTTTTCTCCTTCCCTTTCTCCTTCCCTTTCTCCTTCCCTTTTTTCTTTTAATTTGAGATTCTGTATCAAGCCCCTGAACGATCCTTGCAAACTCTGTAGGGTTCCAGGTGAAAAATTCAATCTCTTTGAGATAAAATATAATGTTGAAGGATTTATATATCAAGAGTTTATATATTTACACAGGCAAAAATTTATACATTGAGGGAGAATTTATAGGCGGGGAGTTTATCAGGGCTGGAAGCTTTGGTCCCTGTTTTCCGGAAGTTTTGGGGTAAAGTCGCATGAATATAACCTTGATAGGTATGGCAGGTGTCGGAAAAAGCACGATTGGAAAGGCGCTTGCAAAACGCCTGAGCTGCACTTTTATTGACGTTGACTCGTTAATTAAGGAAAAAACCTGTATGTCTCTGCAGGCCCTTATTGACACGCGCGGGGATTCCGCTCTTGTCAGGCTGGAGGAGGAAGCCGTGCTCAGCCTTGATTTAAGGGGCGACTCTATCATTTCTCCGGGAGGGAGCGTAGTTTACTCCGAAAAAGCAATGAATTTCCTGAAAGAGAAATCAACAATCATCTTCCTGGACACTTCCTTCAGAAATATAGTGCGGAGGATCCGAAACCCGGCTAAGAGGGGGCTTGTCGGCTTCAAGGAAAGAAGCCTCAGGGAACTTTTCGAGGAGAGGCTTGTCCTGTACAGGAAATATGCTGACATGACAGTAAAGGTGAAGGGCCACGAACGCGTTCCCGTTGTTGTGGAAAAAATTCTTGAAGGGCTTGAGAGCTTGCCCGATTCCCGGTGCTGAAGGTTTCAAAAATCCTTAGGAACCAAAATCTATTAACGTTCTTTTCTAATCCAAAATCTATTAATGTTCTTTTCTAATCCAAAATCTATTAATGTTCTTTTCTAATCCAAAATCTATTAATGTTCTTTTCTAATCAAAATCTGTTAATGTTCTCTTCTAATCAAAATCTGTTAATGTTCTCTCCTAATCCAAAATCTATTCACGTTCTCTCCTAATCCAAAATTTCTTCAATCTCTCTTCTAAGGTATTACATATAACTGATACATATAACTAATAATAAAATTTTGAGATTATATCAAATTATTTTGCCTGGCTATCGATAACTATTTAGAATTGTGCGAAAAGCTGATATCTACCGAGTCTAAGTAGAGGAACTCCGGAAGAATAACTCCGGAAGAATAACTCCGGATGAAAAAATCAGGGCTAAAGACAGGAACCTGTGGGAAAGCTTATAATTGGCTCCGCCCTCTTGCTGGATAGAAATTTCCTGCAGATACTTTCCAATATTCTTTTCCAGAACTTTCCGGGTTTTGCGGCCCGGGTTTTTGAAGCAGAGAGGAGATATATCATGACATCAAGTCGTTTCATAATCACGGTTATAGGGAGTGACCGGGTAGGGATTGTTGCCCGGATCACCACCGTAATGGCGAATTTCAACGTAAACATTGTGGATATAAGCCAGACCATCATGGATGGGATCTTTACCATGATCATGCTGGCAGAAGCTCCGGAGGAGAACTTCGACCTTGCGGCTTTCCAGAAAACTATGGGCAGCGAAGGGAAAGAGCTCGGAGTCGAGGTTAAGGTGCAGCAAGAAGACGTTTTCCGCTTCATGCACAGGATCTGATCGTATGGATGGGAAGGAGGGATA
This window encodes:
- a CDS encoding DUF2769 domain-containing protein, whose amino-acid sequence is MSPEEIETTRKEVQELCICRECPTWDECAKEIGFCFPGVGKNRCIRKDLGCICGKCPVSEKFELNQEYYCIIGPQKEKWGL
- a CDS encoding shikimate kinase → MNITLIGMAGVGKSTIGKALAKRLSCTFIDVDSLIKEKTCMSLQALIDTRGDSALVRLEEEAVLSLDLRGDSIISPGGSVVYSEKAMNFLKEKSTIIFLDTSFRNIVRRIRNPAKRGLVGFKERSLRELFEERLVLYRKYADMTVKVKGHERVPVVVEKILEGLESLPDSRC
- a CDS encoding ACT domain-containing protein, with amino-acid sequence MTSSRFIITVIGSDRVGIVARITTVMANFNVNIVDISQTIMDGIFTMIMLAEAPEENFDLAAFQKTMGSEGKELGVEVKVQQEDVFRFMHRI